The Candidatus Omnitrophota bacterium genome window below encodes:
- the rpsL gene encoding 30S ribosomal protein S12 — MPTIAQLIRKSRNLKKKKSKSPALTNCPQRRGVCLQVKTMTPKKPNSALRKIARVRLSNGVEVTSYIPGEGHNLQEHSIVLVRGGRVKDLPGVRYHTVRGTLDTAGVQNRKKSRSKYGAKASK, encoded by the coding sequence ATGCCAACGATAGCGCAGCTGATACGAAAGAGCAGAAACCTCAAGAAGAAAAAGAGTAAGTCACCGGCTCTCACCAATTGCCCGCAACGGCGTGGTGTATGTTTACAGGTGAAAACGATGACGCCTAAAAAACCGAATTCGGCGTTACGTAAGATCGCCAGAGTTCGTCTTTCCAATGGGGTGGAAGTGACGTCGTATATTCCGGGAGAAGGGCACAATCTTCAGGAACATTCAATTGTTTTAGTTAGGGGCGGGCGCGTTAAAGATTTACCAGGTGTTCGTTATCATACTGTCCGTGGGACGCTTGACACGGCCGGTGTACAAAATAGAAAAAAATCACGTTCAAAATACGGTGCAAAGGCCTCTAAATAA
- the rpsG gene encoding 30S ribosomal protein S7 — protein MRRRAAEKREAIPDPKYNSILVAKFVNTLMVEGKKSLAEKIVYGAFEILKQKTSETDALKIFNKAIDNVRPRLELKPRRVGGATYQIPVEVTSQRGNSIAMRWLRDFSRAKKGKPMMIKLSEELLAAYKGEGPAIKKRDETHKMAEANKAFAHLRW, from the coding sequence ATGCGTAGACGAGCTGCTGAAAAAAGAGAAGCGATCCCAGATCCAAAATATAACAGTATTTTGGTCGCAAAATTTGTTAATACCTTAATGGTCGAAGGAAAGAAATCCTTAGCCGAGAAAATTGTTTATGGGGCTTTTGAGATCTTAAAACAAAAAACTTCCGAAACGGATGCATTAAAGATCTTCAACAAGGCGATCGATAATGTTCGTCCGCGACTGGAGTTGAAGCCCAGAAGAGTGGGCGGGGCAACATACCAAATTCCGGTGGAAGTCACATCGCAACGCGGAAACTCAATTGCTATGCGCTGGCTAAGAGATTTCTCCAGAGCGAAAAAGGGCAAGCCCATGATGATCAAGTTATCTGAAGAACTTTTGGCGGCTTATAAAGGTGAAGGCCCGGCAATTAAAAAACGAGATGAGACACATAAGATGGCAGAAGCCAACAAGGCCTTTGCTCATCTTCGGTGGTAA
- the fusA gene encoding elongation factor G, whose product MATIANIPLNKTRNIGIIAHIDAGKTTTTERILYYTGMIHKIGDIDEGTTTMDWMPQEQERGITITSANTTVYWKDFRINIIDTPGHVDFTIEVERSLKVLDGAVVVLCATSGVQPQTETVWRQADRYKVPRIMFINKMDRMGANFENVLTQIDDRLGAHASPIQIPMGFAENFGGIIDLVNEKLIVYTSEDGDEFVLKEIPEDYKEKTKEFRHKLIEKLAEVDDKIMENFVNEKPVSIQDINEAIRRTTLKNEFVPILCGSSLKNKGVQMVIDAACDYLPSPLDVPPVKGINPDNDEAVERNTDPKTPFCGLVFKIALDPYVGKLYYTRIYSGKLVSGSTIYNSSQKVKERIAKMLLMRANKQEIINDASAGEIVALVGLKEAKSGDTICDAAHPVVLENMRIPEPVVSMAIEPKTKADQDKMGMTLRKFTDEDPSLRVQYDHETAETIISGMGELHLEIIIDRMKREFGLDTNVGRPQVAYKETITNKVSGVTGKFISQSGGRGQYGHVIIDVSPAEERGKGVIFVDKIRGGSIPREYIKPVEQGIRNAALSGILAGYPVTDLIVTLVDGSYHEVDSSELAFQLAAKYALQEALQKGKSIFLEPIMDLEVTVPEDFMGSVIGDLNTRRAKIIAMGTRGKLKTARCETPLAEMFNYANALRSLSQGRATFSMEPAFYAEVPHHVAEKIIGKKEATAEKK is encoded by the coding sequence ATGGCAACTATCGCAAACATTCCTTTAAATAAAACGCGCAATATCGGCATTATTGCCCATATTGACGCCGGAAAAACCACGACCACGGAACGCATCCTTTATTATACCGGTATGATCCATAAGATCGGTGATATTGATGAAGGCACGACTACGATGGATTGGATGCCCCAAGAGCAGGAACGAGGCATTACCATCACATCCGCCAATACAACCGTTTACTGGAAAGATTTCCGTATTAATATTATTGATACTCCTGGCCACGTTGATTTTACAATTGAAGTCGAACGGTCCTTAAAAGTTTTGGACGGCGCGGTCGTTGTTTTATGCGCCACAAGTGGTGTCCAGCCTCAAACCGAAACAGTTTGGCGTCAGGCTGACCGTTATAAAGTTCCGCGCATTATGTTCATCAACAAAATGGATAGAATGGGCGCTAATTTTGAAAATGTTTTAACGCAGATTGATGATCGGCTTGGTGCCCATGCGTCTCCTATCCAGATCCCAATGGGATTTGCCGAAAATTTTGGCGGCATTATTGATCTGGTCAATGAGAAGCTAATTGTGTATACGAGCGAAGACGGAGATGAATTTGTTCTTAAAGAAATTCCGGAAGACTATAAAGAAAAGACGAAGGAATTTCGCCACAAGCTAATAGAAAAATTAGCCGAAGTTGATGATAAGATCATGGAAAATTTTGTTAACGAAAAACCAGTCTCCATTCAAGATATTAACGAAGCCATTAGGCGTACCACGCTAAAAAATGAATTTGTCCCGATCCTTTGCGGATCGTCCCTTAAGAACAAAGGTGTCCAGATGGTCATTGATGCCGCCTGCGATTACCTGCCTTCACCTCTCGATGTCCCTCCTGTTAAAGGAATTAATCCCGATAATGATGAAGCCGTAGAAAGAAATACCGACCCTAAAACACCGTTTTGCGGGCTTGTGTTTAAGATCGCCCTCGATCCTTACGTCGGAAAATTATATTATACGCGTATTTATTCCGGGAAACTTGTTTCCGGTTCGACCATTTATAATTCGTCACAAAAAGTTAAAGAAAGAATTGCCAAGATGTTGTTGATGCGCGCTAATAAGCAGGAAATTATTAATGATGCGTCAGCCGGGGAGATCGTTGCTTTGGTCGGGTTAAAAGAAGCAAAATCCGGTGATACCATTTGCGATGCGGCTCATCCTGTTGTTCTTGAAAATATGCGTATTCCTGAACCTGTTGTGTCCATGGCCATTGAACCAAAAACAAAAGCGGATCAGGACAAGATGGGTATGACGCTAAGAAAGTTTACCGACGAAGATCCCTCATTGCGAGTTCAATATGACCATGAAACAGCGGAAACGATCATTTCTGGAATGGGTGAACTTCATTTGGAAATCATCATTGACCGCATGAAACGCGAATTTGGATTAGATACCAATGTGGGCCGCCCGCAGGTTGCCTATAAAGAAACGATTACGAATAAGGTCAGCGGCGTAACAGGAAAATTTATTTCACAATCCGGCGGCCGCGGTCAATACGGTCATGTTATTATTGATGTTTCTCCTGCCGAAGAGCGCGGCAAGGGTGTCATTTTTGTTGATAAGATCAGAGGCGGATCAATTCCTCGCGAATATATTAAGCCGGTTGAGCAGGGAATTCGTAATGCCGCTTTGTCAGGAATTTTAGCCGGCTATCCGGTGACCGATCTGATCGTTACCTTAGTGGATGGTTCTTATCACGAAGTTGATTCCAGCGAATTGGCGTTCCAATTGGCGGCAAAATATGCTTTACAAGAAGCGCTTCAAAAGGGCAAATCAATATTCTTAGAGCCAATTATGGATCTAGAGGTTACTGTTCCGGAAGATTTCATGGGATCGGTCATCGGTGATTTAAATACGCGCCGCGCCAAGATCATTGCCATGGGAACACGCGGTAAATTAAAGACCGCTCGTTGCGAAACGCCTTTGGCGGAGATGTTCAATTACGCGAACGCACTGCGTTCTTTATCGCAAGGGCGCGCGACGTTTTCTATGGAGCCGGCATTTTATGCCGAGGTTCCGCATCACGTAGCCGAAAAAATTATCGGCAAAAAAGAAGCTACTGCTGAAAAAAAATAA
- the tuf gene encoding elongation factor Tu: MAKEKFVRNKPHLNIGTIGHVDHGKTTLSAAITLVLSKQGLAQARAYDTIDNAPEEKERGVTINISHIEYETTNRHYAHIDCPGHADYIKNMITGAAQMDGAILVVSAADGPMPQTREHILLARQVNVPQVVVFMNKCDQVEDKELLDLVELEIRDLLTKYKFPGDKTPIIRGSALEAMNHIDNAEKTKPILDLMKAVDEFIPTPVRDLDKPFLMAVEDVFSISGRGTVATGRVEKGVVKVGEEVDVVGLRPAVGKTVVTGVEMFRKELEQGQAGDNLGLLLRGMDKDSMERGMVLAKPGSITPHTKFKAQVYVLTKEEGGRHTPFFKGYRPQFYFRTTDVTGAAELPAGVEMCMPGDNVMLEVELISPVAMEKESRFAIREGGRTVGAGVISEIIK, from the coding sequence ATGGCAAAAGAAAAGTTTGTAAGAAATAAACCGCACTTAAATATCGGGACCATTGGTCACGTTGATCATGGTAAGACGACATTGAGCGCGGCCATTACGCTTGTCTTAAGCAAGCAAGGTTTAGCCCAAGCTCGTGCGTATGATACGATCGACAATGCTCCTGAAGAAAAAGAGCGTGGCGTTACGATCAATATTTCGCACATTGAATATGAAACAACCAATCGGCATTATGCTCACATCGACTGCCCAGGACACGCCGATTATATTAAAAACATGATCACCGGTGCTGCCCAGATGGACGGAGCGATCTTGGTCGTTTCTGCCGCTGACGGCCCGATGCCTCAAACCAGAGAGCATATTCTTTTAGCTCGCCAGGTTAATGTTCCTCAGGTCGTTGTGTTCATGAACAAATGCGATCAAGTTGAGGACAAAGAACTCTTAGATTTGGTTGAACTCGAGATCAGAGACCTTTTGACCAAATATAAGTTCCCCGGGGACAAGACGCCTATTATTAGAGGAAGCGCTCTTGAGGCCATGAATCACATCGATAATGCAGAGAAAACCAAGCCTATTCTTGATCTTATGAAGGCTGTTGATGAATTTATTCCAACACCGGTACGCGATTTGGATAAACCGTTCTTGATGGCCGTCGAAGACGTCTTCTCGATTTCCGGCCGCGGAACAGTTGCCACAGGCCGTGTTGAAAAAGGCGTCGTCAAAGTTGGCGAAGAAGTTGACGTGGTTGGTCTTCGTCCTGCCGTCGGTAAAACGGTTGTTACAGGCGTTGAAATGTTCCGCAAAGAATTGGAACAAGGTCAAGCCGGCGACAACCTAGGTTTACTTTTGCGCGGTATGGATAAAGACTCCATGGAACGAGGCATGGTTTTAGCCAAGCCAGGTTCTATTACGCCTCATACCAAGTTTAAAGCCCAGGTTTACGTTTTAACCAAGGAAGAGGGCGGTCGCCATACGCCGTTTTTCAAAGGTTATCGTCCGCAATTCTATTTTAGAACGACCGACGTAACCGGCGCCGCCGAATTACCTGCAGGCGTTGAAATGTGTATGCCTGGTGATAATGTTATGCTCGAAGTTGAACTTATTTCTCCGGTTGCCATGGAAAAAGAATCACGTTTCGCTATTCGCGAAGGTGGACGTACCGTCGGCGCAGGAGTTATCTCAGAGATCATTAAATAA
- the rpsJ gene encoding 30S ribosomal protein S10: MQKIRIKLKAYDHRLIDQSTQEIVDTALRTGAKVSGPIPLPTKKELYTVLRSPVIDKKSREQFKLTTHKRLIDLIEPTAKTVEALRKLNLPAGVDVEIKQ, encoded by the coding sequence ATGCAAAAAATCCGCATAAAGCTGAAGGCTTACGACCATAGACTCATTGATCAGTCGACCCAAGAGATCGTCGATACGGCTCTGCGCACGGGCGCAAAAGTGTCGGGACCAATCCCCCTACCGACTAAAAAAGAGTTGTATACGGTTTTGCGTTCTCCGGTCATTGATAAAAAGTCACGAGAACAATTTAAGTTAACGACGCATAAGCGCTTGATTGATCTCATTGAGCCAACGGCAAAAACAGTTGAGGCATTGCGGAAGCTGAATTTACCAGCAGGCGTTGATGTTGAAATAAAACAATAG
- the rplC gene encoding 50S ribosomal protein L3 — protein sequence MISGLLGKKVGMTQVFDKEGDIVPVTVVETGPCFILGLQDAPLKVRIGFDLVKESRASKPRLGLFKKVGVQPLRIIKEFRSSDNKDYKLGQEIKVDLFKPGEYVDVTGISIGKGFQGGMKRWNWSGGPETHGSMHHRRVGSIGSSSEPSRIWKGHHMPGHMGAATVTVQSLRVMQVDSEHNLLVLKGAVPGHRHSYLSINKSRKKAFRSLDESKRGNVRSSKKNPMKESKAKAKGK from the coding sequence ATGATAAGCGGTTTATTAGGAAAAAAAGTTGGCATGACTCAAGTTTTCGACAAAGAGGGAGATATTGTCCCGGTTACCGTTGTCGAAACGGGTCCTTGTTTTATTTTGGGCCTTCAAGACGCGCCATTAAAGGTGAGAATTGGCTTTGACTTGGTCAAGGAATCCAGAGCCAGCAAACCGCGCCTGGGATTATTTAAGAAAGTCGGCGTTCAACCGCTTCGCATTATCAAAGAGTTTCGTTCAAGTGACAATAAAGATTATAAACTCGGCCAAGAGATCAAGGTTGATCTGTTCAAACCGGGTGAATATGTTGATGTGACGGGTATTTCGATCGGGAAAGGTTTTCAGGGCGGTATGAAGCGTTGGAATTGGTCCGGCGGCCCTGAGACACACGGTTCTATGCATCATCGCCGGGTTGGCTCTATTGGCTCCAGCAGCGAACCATCACGTATATGGAAAGGGCATCATATGCCCGGACATATGGGTGCCGCGACCGTGACTGTTCAAAGTTTGCGTGTTATGCAAGTAGATAGTGAACATAACCTTCTCGTTTTAAAAGGCGCTGTTCCCGGTCATCGCCACAGCTATTTATCCATTAATAAATCTCGCAAGAAAGCCTTCCGTTCTTTAGATGAAAGCAAGCGTGGCAATGTTCGTTCATCGAAGAAGAACCCGATGAAGGAAAGTAAAGCAAAGGCTAAGGGAAAATAA